From a single Bacillus pseudomycoides DSM 12442 genomic region:
- a CDS encoding dynamin family protein encodes MTIEKQLIQKVYYETFLTEQDSVQAPQVLGEAYVNEAENEFSNIANIRFAQGEVNYHHKDFETAIFKWEKVNNDLSLWAKKNIADAYFELGLLSMAEEIYTSIQTEDTTLTMEVSLQLLSLYIEQNRLGLAFKVISEAVSFQPDYPNITAIARSFYEKQQDWNNAIDLAVQEGIRTKSLHWFEILTSYVNQGFTKQMKPKYFYEALKVLYTVDSIQFKQLVSSLWKIYQDESTYLLWIQTINHLFLHVEVDSYDSWDEIVTLYQDTYCELITGQYLMHELQELIPDLLTNWFSLTKAEHSLFVSAATLAWNEISPKSLDTLLVKSAETLLSSSKTVNTVDLDKVSSLFETIVVWAEKNDVDLGHSFTWLVRELSDLNVQQVLVTGTNDASKSSFINSILGESILKNSPGAAIIFKDNAQTEITELTDLTIRTTSNLDEFYEMMAVPPKSESEQKCIEFKLPCRFLRKNKFSFIVTPGFDGNGNKENTNLEYLHATDNLLYVLNTSSPLLDEEIDTLLYIREQIPTLQVHFVLNTIDTIFSDETANKMLNETESKIRVHFPNARVFPYSSLEENSGQLSDLTESITSNFNNRNIETERTEKLLWFIQKTITYLLNERVQLENTLVKSIRWNKHLLVKLNGFINNLTAIEKDKTRSITDSYRLTKDEIIHDLHDQIPELLQSCSDLVHEDSDFKQVPEELNAAMNERIQKHLQQMILPKFTQSIQEWIEKVHNEFIQSQSYLDEMSETFNKLYEEERMKLPCDFQLLDDWRRDVARMTNRIKVDDVNILLRFTPTQFLLKSAGKLFGNMQKNQSMLYNKYKNYIETEDYTDVTTTISEQFFLQFELFESALERDIMMFFKEPLSILKQTVEAAHLEINEDENALTKLRTNPETYHDPLTLFKLQLLQYKFMLNEKNDEAPSLKIATNEAPTI; translated from the coding sequence ATGACCATAGAAAAACAATTGATTCAAAAGGTATACTATGAAACATTCTTAACTGAACAGGATTCTGTTCAGGCTCCTCAAGTACTTGGGGAAGCATATGTAAATGAAGCTGAAAATGAATTTTCCAATATCGCTAACATTCGTTTCGCACAAGGAGAAGTTAATTATCATCATAAAGATTTCGAAACAGCCATCTTCAAGTGGGAGAAAGTAAACAATGATCTCTCTCTATGGGCAAAAAAAAATATAGCAGACGCTTATTTTGAATTAGGATTGCTTTCAATGGCAGAAGAAATCTATACATCGATTCAAACAGAAGACACAACACTGACAATGGAAGTTTCATTGCAACTTCTTTCTCTGTACATCGAACAAAATCGCTTAGGACTTGCTTTTAAGGTCATTAGTGAAGCAGTTTCATTCCAACCAGACTATCCAAATATCACTGCCATTGCTCGTTCCTTTTATGAGAAACAGCAGGATTGGAACAATGCTATTGACCTTGCTGTTCAAGAAGGAATTCGAACGAAATCATTACATTGGTTTGAGATTTTAACAAGTTATGTGAATCAAGGATTCACAAAACAAATGAAACCAAAATATTTTTATGAAGCATTAAAAGTTTTATATACCGTCGATTCCATTCAATTTAAGCAACTTGTCTCATCACTTTGGAAAATCTATCAAGATGAGTCAACCTACTTATTATGGATTCAAACAATCAATCACCTTTTTTTACACGTCGAGGTAGATTCTTACGACTCATGGGATGAAATTGTTACTCTTTATCAAGACACCTACTGTGAATTAATTACAGGACAATACTTGATGCATGAACTACAGGAACTTATTCCAGACTTGTTAACAAATTGGTTTAGCTTAACAAAAGCAGAACATTCTCTATTTGTTTCCGCTGCAACGTTAGCATGGAATGAGATTTCACCTAAAAGCCTTGATACATTACTTGTAAAAAGCGCTGAAACACTCCTTTCTAGTTCAAAAACAGTTAACACAGTTGATCTAGACAAAGTTTCAAGCTTATTTGAAACTATTGTCGTATGGGCAGAAAAGAATGATGTAGACTTAGGTCATTCTTTCACATGGCTTGTTCGAGAACTTTCCGACCTAAACGTACAACAAGTTCTCGTTACAGGTACGAATGATGCTAGTAAATCATCCTTTATCAATTCTATATTAGGGGAAAGTATACTAAAAAATTCTCCTGGAGCCGCTATCATATTTAAAGATAATGCGCAAACAGAAATTACAGAACTCACGGATTTAACAATAAGAACTACTTCCAATTTGGATGAATTTTACGAAATGATGGCTGTTCCTCCAAAATCAGAATCTGAGCAGAAATGTATTGAGTTTAAATTACCATGTAGGTTTTTACGAAAAAATAAATTCTCATTTATCGTTACACCAGGTTTTGATGGAAATGGCAATAAAGAGAATACAAATCTTGAATACTTACATGCAACCGATAATCTATTATATGTTCTTAATACCTCTTCGCCTTTACTTGATGAAGAAATCGATACACTACTATACATACGAGAACAAATACCGACTTTACAAGTTCATTTTGTTTTAAATACAATCGATACAATCTTTAGTGATGAAACAGCAAATAAAATGCTAAATGAAACCGAGTCTAAAATACGTGTACATTTTCCAAATGCACGAGTATTCCCTTACTCATCTTTAGAAGAGAACAGCGGGCAACTAAGTGATTTAACAGAATCCATTACTTCAAACTTTAATAATAGAAATATAGAAACCGAACGCACGGAAAAACTATTATGGTTTATTCAAAAGACCATCACGTATCTCTTAAATGAACGCGTACAATTAGAAAATACGTTAGTAAAGTCAATCCGTTGGAATAAACACCTTTTAGTGAAATTAAATGGCTTCATTAATAACCTGACTGCTATTGAAAAAGATAAGACTCGCTCTATTACAGACTCATATCGTTTAACGAAAGATGAAATTATACATGATCTTCATGATCAAATTCCTGAATTATTGCAGAGCTGTTCCGATTTAGTTCATGAAGATAGTGACTTTAAACAAGTTCCTGAAGAATTAAATGCAGCAATGAATGAAAGAATTCAAAAACATTTACAACAAATGATATTACCTAAGTTTACTCAATCTATTCAAGAATGGATTGAAAAAGTCCATAATGAATTTATTCAAAGTCAATCTTATTTAGATGAAATGAGTGAAACATTTAATAAATTATACGAAGAAGAACGTATGAAACTACCATGCGATTTCCAACTACTTGATGATTGGCGCCGCGATGTTGCAAGGATGACAAACCGGATCAAAGTTGATGATGTGAATATTTTACTACGCTTTACACCAACACAATTTCTATTAAAAAGTGCTGGAAAGCTATTCGGTAACATGCAGAAAAATCAATCCATGCTTTACAACAAATATAAAAATTATATCGAGACCGAAGACTATACAGATGTAACAACAACTATTTCTGAACAGTTCTTCCTTCAATTTGAATTATTCGAGAGTGCATTAGAACGTGATATTATGATGTTCTTTAAAGAACCTCTTAGCATATTAAAGCAAACTGTGGAAGCTGCACATCTCGAAATAAATGAAGATGAAAATGCATTAACGAAACTAAGAACAAATCCAGAAACATATCATGATCCTTTAACACTGTTTAAATTACAGTTATTGCAGTACAAATTCATGCTAAATGAAAAAAACGATGAAGCCCCTTCTTTGAAAATAGCAACGAACGAGGCACCTACAATTTAG
- the lepB gene encoding signal peptidase I gives MKKKSRFRELFEILAIACLLFFLVKIFVFFPTTVQGASMRPTLQDGDKVIINKLAKRFETYEREDIIVVKTDNFYVKRIIGLPGDVIEMKNDQLYVNHQVQSEPYLDKNKKQAKQLLINLTEDFGPITIPKNKIFVMGDNRLVSRDSRNGLGLIHKTEVLGTLTAIYYPFDHMKIVN, from the coding sequence ATGAAAAAGAAAAGTCGCTTTCGTGAGCTTTTTGAAATACTAGCTATTGCGTGTTTGTTGTTTTTTTTAGTGAAAATTTTTGTGTTTTTTCCAACAACTGTGCAGGGAGCATCTATGAGGCCAACATTGCAAGATGGGGATAAAGTAATTATTAATAAGTTAGCAAAGAGATTTGAAACCTATGAGCGTGAAGATATTATTGTAGTAAAGACTGATAATTTTTATGTGAAGAGAATTATTGGGTTGCCAGGAGATGTAATTGAGATGAAAAATGACCAATTATACGTAAATCATCAAGTGCAAAGTGAACCTTATTTAGATAAAAATAAAAAACAAGCGAAACAACTTCTTATTAATTTAACTGAAGACTTTGGTCCTATTACGATTCCGAAAAATAAAATTTTTGTCATGGGAGATAATCGTTTAGTGAGTAGAGATAGCCGTAACGGCTTAGGACTGATTCATAAAACAGAAGTGCTTGGCACATTAACTGCAATCTATTATCCGTTTGATCATATGAAAATTGTGAACTAG
- a CDS encoding lysoplasmalogenase codes for MNEIYILLIGQVIVFVVGAVYAIAQTKQTGENEPLPLLIRLILSFSLTGGAIWIWLQDPSVEYRQWAAIGMTLSTLGDLFMAGIIPFGHRLIGGMVTFAIAHCFYVTAFLQTGISWNGFWIGVVAYGLFLIIGWFFFIRNQKQDRLFTIGALVYGLWVGGMACFAFALYYADNGMWWIPALGGLLFVISDFIIGVTDIGGRKVKYDPLWIWVTYVAAQMCIVYVGI; via the coding sequence ATGAATGAAATTTATATATTATTAATTGGACAGGTCATTGTATTTGTTGTAGGTGCGGTTTATGCAATAGCACAGACAAAGCAAACGGGAGAAAATGAGCCTTTACCATTATTGATTCGTCTTATTCTTAGTTTTTCTTTAACTGGTGGTGCGATCTGGATTTGGTTACAAGATCCATCTGTAGAGTATCGTCAGTGGGCTGCAATTGGTATGACTTTATCTACGCTTGGTGATTTATTTATGGCAGGGATCATTCCATTTGGACATCGGTTAATCGGCGGTATGGTTACCTTTGCAATTGCACATTGTTTTTATGTAACAGCATTTTTGCAAACGGGTATCTCATGGAATGGGTTCTGGATTGGAGTAGTAGCATACGGTTTATTTTTAATAATTGGTTGGTTCTTTTTTATTCGCAATCAAAAACAAGATAGGCTGTTTACAATTGGTGCGCTCGTATATGGTTTATGGGTTGGAGGAATGGCGTGTTTTGCATTTGCATTATACTATGCAGACAACGGAATGTGGTGGATTCCAGCGCTTGGTGGATTGTTATTTGTGATTTCTGATTTTATTATTGGTGTAACGGATATTGGTGGTCGCAAAGTAAAGTATGATCCACTTTGGATCTGGGTAACATATGTTGCTGCACAGATGTGTATTGTATATGTTGGAATATAA
- a CDS encoding DMT family transporter, protein MKTEKFFTHPIGVFAAALAATFLWGSAFPFIKLSYAELGIQPHEVGEQILFAGYRFFLSGVMLLFFFKAIGKDMHFKKETGKQLVQIGLFQTFLQYVCFYIGMSYSSGIEGAIISGTSSFFQILIAHFLYKDDALNIRKVIGVSIGFCGVILVNVPSDGSMAFHFGIGELLLLGAAMMYSYGNILAKEGSKTLDVGYMTAYQMIFGSIGLLCIGIFQVGFMPFVFNMKALSMLLYLSFLSAAGFCIWNTVMKYNKVGKVSMYMFFIPVFGVLLSSMILGEAIHSFVLFGLACVAAGIIVVNRTPNMQKTEQEKQAA, encoded by the coding sequence GTGAAGACAGAGAAATTTTTTACCCATCCAATTGGTGTGTTTGCTGCAGCGCTAGCAGCGACATTTCTATGGGGAAGCGCATTTCCTTTTATTAAATTAAGTTATGCTGAACTCGGAATTCAGCCACATGAAGTTGGCGAGCAAATATTATTTGCTGGTTATCGCTTTTTCTTATCTGGTGTGATGCTCTTATTCTTTTTTAAAGCAATAGGAAAAGATATGCATTTCAAAAAAGAAACAGGGAAGCAATTAGTGCAAATTGGTTTATTTCAAACATTTCTACAATATGTATGCTTTTATATTGGTATGAGTTACAGTTCTGGAATTGAAGGTGCTATTATTTCTGGCACATCATCTTTTTTTCAAATTTTAATTGCGCATTTTTTGTATAAAGATGATGCATTAAATATTCGAAAAGTAATTGGCGTGTCTATCGGTTTTTGTGGTGTGATTCTTGTGAATGTTCCAAGTGATGGAAGTATGGCGTTTCATTTTGGAATTGGTGAATTATTGCTTCTTGGGGCCGCGATGATGTATTCATATGGAAATATATTGGCAAAAGAAGGAAGTAAAACATTAGATGTTGGGTACATGACAGCCTATCAGATGATTTTTGGATCTATCGGATTATTATGTATTGGTATTTTTCAAGTTGGATTTATGCCTTTTGTATTCAATATGAAAGCACTATCTATGTTACTTTATTTATCCTTCTTATCAGCGGCGGGGTTCTGTATATGGAATACAGTTATGAAGTATAACAAGGTCGGAAAAGTATCGATGTATATGTTCTTTATACCAGTATTTGGAGTCTTATTATCCAGCATGATTTTAGGGGAAGCAATTCATTCATTTGTTTTATTTGGATTAGCATGTGTAGCAGCGGGTATTATCGTAGTAAATCGGACACCAAATATGCAAAAAACGGAGCAAGAGAAACAAGCGGCATAA
- a CDS encoding heavy metal translocating P-type ATPase, producing the protein MLFAAIGAAIIGYWAEGAILIFIFALSGAMEAYTLSKSQKEISALLELQPEEALLISHGTEERIPVAQLEIDDIILIKPGERVPADGTIHSGETNIDEAAITGEPIPNEKKFGDEVFAGTVNLRGAIEVKITKRSDQTLFQKIIRLVQNAQSEKSPSQLFIEKFEGTYVKGVLIIVALMMFVPHFLLDWSWNETFYRAMILLVVASPCALVASITPATLSAISNGARSGILFKGGIHLERLASVKAIAFDKTGTLTQGKPTVTDVYVRDEITEKDVLYITASIESHSTHPLAEAIVKYAKHAYDITLTKPESVEDVTGFGLKGMLENTAYKIGKADFIGEETKTFHNGIATTLEQEGKTVVYISNEKGILGLIALKDTLRQETIAAIRDLQSIGVEAIMITGDNEQTAKAIATESNIKEYYASCLPETKVETVKQLKEKYGTVAMVGDGINDAPALATASIGVAMGEGTDVALETADVVLMKNELSRLAQAIRLSKRMNRIVKQNVIFSLAVIAMLICSNFLQFLALPFGVIGHEGSTILVILNGLRLLKGNN; encoded by the coding sequence ATGCTCTTCGCTGCCATTGGTGCCGCTATTATCGGATACTGGGCAGAAGGTGCCATCTTAATATTTATCTTTGCACTAAGCGGTGCAATGGAAGCTTATACATTAAGTAAAAGCCAAAAAGAAATTTCAGCACTGCTAGAATTACAACCTGAAGAAGCCTTGCTCATTTCACATGGAACAGAAGAACGTATTCCAGTAGCTCAGTTAGAAATTGATGACATCATTTTAATTAAGCCAGGTGAACGCGTACCTGCAGATGGTACAATTCATAGCGGTGAAACAAATATCGATGAAGCGGCTATCACTGGGGAGCCTATCCCAAATGAGAAAAAATTTGGTGATGAAGTATTCGCTGGAACCGTGAACCTACGCGGGGCTATTGAAGTTAAAATTACAAAAAGAAGCGACCAAACATTGTTTCAAAAAATTATCCGTCTCGTTCAAAACGCGCAAAGTGAAAAATCACCATCGCAACTTTTTATCGAAAAATTTGAAGGAACATATGTAAAAGGTGTACTTATCATCGTTGCTCTAATGATGTTTGTTCCTCATTTCCTACTAGATTGGAGCTGGAACGAAACATTTTATCGTGCCATGATTTTACTCGTTGTTGCTTCTCCATGTGCGCTTGTCGCATCGATTACACCAGCGACATTATCTGCTATTTCTAACGGCGCACGAAGCGGTATTTTATTTAAAGGTGGTATTCATTTAGAACGCCTTGCCTCAGTGAAGGCAATTGCCTTTGATAAAACAGGAACATTAACTCAAGGAAAACCGACTGTAACAGATGTTTACGTACGTGATGAAATAACAGAAAAAGATGTGTTGTATATTACAGCTTCTATCGAAAGTCATTCCACACACCCACTCGCAGAAGCTATCGTCAAGTACGCAAAACATGCATATGACATTACATTAACGAAACCCGAAAGTGTAGAAGATGTCACTGGATTTGGCTTAAAAGGAATGTTAGAAAATACAGCTTATAAGATTGGAAAGGCCGATTTTATTGGCGAAGAAACAAAAACTTTTCACAATGGTATCGCTACGACACTCGAACAAGAAGGAAAAACTGTTGTCTATATTAGTAATGAAAAAGGAATTCTTGGGCTTATTGCTTTAAAAGATACACTTCGCCAGGAAACAATTGCTGCTATTCGTGATTTACAAAGCATTGGTGTTGAAGCTATCATGATCACTGGTGATAACGAACAGACGGCTAAAGCAATTGCGACTGAAAGCAACATAAAAGAATACTACGCATCATGCTTACCAGAAACAAAAGTAGAAACGGTGAAGCAACTAAAAGAAAAATACGGTACAGTGGCAATGGTTGGCGACGGTATTAACGATGCTCCTGCACTCGCTACAGCAAGTATTGGCGTTGCTATGGGCGAAGGGACAGATGTTGCCTTAGAAACAGCAGATGTCGTTCTAATGAAAAATGAACTCTCTCGCCTTGCACAGGCCATTCGTTTATCAAAACGAATGAACCGCATTGTAAAACAAAATGTTATTTTTTCATTAGCAGTAATCGCAATGCTCATTTGCTCTAATTTCCTACAATTTTTAGCTCTTCCATTTGGCGTTATTGGTCACGAAGGAAGTACAATCCTTGTAATTTTAAACGGCTTACGTTTATTAAAAGGAAATAACTAA
- a CDS encoding YihY/virulence factor BrkB family protein, with the protein MKKILEKARGNRVYSFGKDLYDRTMRDDVAGLAAQLAYFFLLAIFPGLVFLITLLGFIPIQTEDVLSLLEAYVPEDAMNLIEVNVDKVVNEQNGGLLSFGLLSTLWFASNGVNAVMNAFNRAYDVKETRSFIATRALSIVLTLAMIFMIVFALIVPVFGQVIGAAVFKALGLSESFSFVWSIIRLVASFLVLFALFSFLYTFAPDRKLKRREVISGALFATVGWIVVSYSFAYYVDKFANYANTYGGLGGIIILMLWFYLTAWVILLGGEINGLLHFYRTSDNNSRDEK; encoded by the coding sequence ATGAAAAAAATTCTAGAGAAAGCAAGGGGAAATCGTGTCTATTCGTTTGGGAAAGATCTATATGACCGAACGATGCGAGATGACGTAGCGGGCCTAGCAGCACAGCTCGCTTATTTCTTCTTGCTTGCTATTTTTCCTGGACTTGTTTTTTTAATTACGCTTCTTGGATTTATTCCAATTCAAACAGAGGATGTGCTCAGTTTATTAGAGGCTTATGTGCCAGAAGATGCAATGAACTTAATTGAAGTGAACGTAGATAAAGTTGTAAATGAACAAAATGGTGGTTTATTATCGTTTGGTTTATTATCAACGTTATGGTTTGCATCAAATGGTGTAAATGCAGTTATGAATGCATTTAACCGAGCCTATGATGTAAAGGAAACGCGCTCTTTTATCGCGACGAGAGCTTTGTCTATTGTGCTTACACTAGCAATGATTTTTATGATTGTCTTCGCGTTAATTGTTCCTGTATTTGGACAAGTAATTGGTGCAGCTGTTTTTAAAGCGCTTGGTTTATCAGAAAGCTTTTCTTTCGTATGGAGTATTATACGGCTAGTGGCCAGTTTCTTAGTGTTATTTGCCTTATTTAGCTTTTTATACACATTTGCACCTGATCGAAAGTTAAAGAGAAGAGAAGTTATATCAGGGGCATTATTTGCAACGGTTGGGTGGATTGTGGTATCGTACTCATTTGCCTATTACGTGGATAAATTTGCAAATTATGCGAATACATACGGTGGTCTTGGTGGTATTATCATTTTAATGTTATGGTTCTATTTAACGGCTTGGGTCATTTTACTTGGCGGAGAAATTAATGGATTACTACATTTTTATCGAACAAGTGACAATAATTCCCGTGATGAAAAATAA
- a CDS encoding DUF4075 domain-containing protein codes for MAKKNNIARNIAIGVAAGVAVSMLKKENREKVKNTAEKAKSKMIEIGENAKIKEKVQTVTDKGRELADFNVVKAKVAEIKKLTPAVVGTLKETKEIFSKKKIEREEKPETIEIQAVSPKVEELKVEEEPVVAEDGGMKEARELFMKDSNAEEKKTEAYIELKQDKEEKKSV; via the coding sequence ATGGCAAAGAAGAATAATATAGCTCGAAACATTGCAATTGGGGTAGCAGCAGGTGTAGCTGTTTCTATGCTTAAGAAAGAAAATCGTGAAAAAGTGAAAAATACAGCAGAAAAAGCAAAATCAAAAATGATTGAAATTGGCGAGAATGCAAAGATAAAAGAAAAAGTGCAAACTGTTACAGATAAAGGACGCGAACTTGCAGATTTTAATGTAGTAAAGGCGAAGGTAGCGGAAATAAAGAAGCTAACGCCAGCTGTTGTTGGCACGTTAAAGGAAACAAAAGAAATCTTTAGTAAGAAAAAGATTGAACGAGAGGAAAAGCCAGAAACAATTGAAATTCAAGCTGTGTCTCCAAAAGTAGAAGAATTAAAAGTAGAAGAAGAACCGGTAGTAGCTGAAGATGGTGGAATGAAAGAAGCGCGTGAATTATTTATGAAGGACTCTAATGCAGAAGAAAAAAAAACAGAAGCATACATTGAGTTAAAGCAAGATAAAGAAGAGAAGAAAAGCGTTTAG
- a CDS encoding low molecular weight protein-tyrosine-phosphatase: MIQVLFVCLGNICRSPMAEAIFRDLVVQEGLEDKIQLDSAGTGDWHIGHPPHEGTQKVLKENEVSFEGIKARQVEKEDLTKFDYIIAMDNKNIADLESLGKAGGYIGRLSDFVPDGGWTDVPDPYFTGNFQEVYDLVTEGCAKLLAFIRNEQGI; encoded by the coding sequence ATGATTCAAGTATTGTTTGTTTGTCTTGGGAACATTTGTCGTTCACCGATGGCAGAAGCGATTTTTCGTGATCTTGTCGTGCAAGAAGGATTAGAAGATAAAATTCAACTTGATTCTGCTGGAACAGGCGATTGGCATATTGGTCATCCACCTCATGAAGGAACACAAAAAGTTTTAAAAGAAAATGAAGTCTCTTTTGAAGGAATTAAAGCACGTCAAGTAGAAAAAGAAGACTTAACAAAGTTTGATTATATTATTGCCATGGACAACAAGAATATAGCGGATTTAGAAAGTTTAGGTAAAGCTGGAGGCTATATTGGTAGACTGTCTGATTTTGTTCCAGACGGTGGCTGGACGGATGTTCCTGACCCTTATTTTACAGGGAACTTTCAAGAAGTATATGACCTTGTAACAGAAGGGTGTGCAAAATTGTTAGCATTCATTCGAAATGAGCAAGGAATATGA
- a CDS encoding DUF1128 domain-containing protein, translating to MDLSVKSQENVEYMVEAIKEKLRMVNAGAMRAESFNQEMYEDLRDIYDHVMKRETFSISEMQAITEELGTLIKK from the coding sequence GTGGATTTATCCGTAAAATCGCAAGAAAATGTTGAATATATGGTAGAAGCTATTAAAGAAAAGTTACGCATGGTAAACGCAGGAGCAATGAGAGCTGAAAGCTTTAACCAAGAAATGTACGAAGATTTACGAGATATTTACGACCATGTAATGAAACGTGAAACATTCAGCATTAGTGAAATGCAGGCTATTACTGAAGAATTAGGTACGCTAATTAAAAAATAA